From Candidatus Thermodiscus eudorianus:
TCCAAGGGTTGATCCCTCACGGAATCACATGCCCCATATTCTATAGCAATATTCTCAATATGTTTTACTAGTCTATATAAGGTAGCTGGCAAGCATAATAACTTTATAGACGGCATCCCGGTCTTGAGGTGAATACATTATGCCTATCCGAGTAGAGAGGGACCCCCTCATATCCTGGATAATCATTGACAGGGAGGATAAGGGGAACAGCCTAGACTACGAGCACGCAAGAGAACTAGCGAATGCAATCAAGGGTGAATGCGAGGATCAAAACACAACTGTTATCGCGATAAGAGGAGCCGGTGAGAGGTTCTTCTCGACAGGGGTGGACCTGGAGTCGGTAGCGAAAATAACTGGGACGGATGACGCGTGGAAGATAATGTATGAGGGCCTAGGCGGGGTCTGCAGAGCGTTATCCGAGTGCAGTAAACCCGTTATCGCCGCTGTCAACGGGCATGCAGTCGGCATAGGATTCGAGCTGCTATACGCCAGCGATATCGCAGTCGCTGTGAGGAAGGCTAAGCTGGGTAGCCCGGCGGTTAAATGGGGAATGGTGCCCCCCGCAACGCCTACCGTGGGCCCGTGGCTCATTGGGTATAAGAGGGCTGCCTTCATAGCCTTGACTGGCTTACTCATTACAGCTGAAGAGGCCTTGGAATATGGGATAGTTAATATGGTTGTCGACAACGTAGACGAGCTCGTGGCAAAGGTAAGAGAGGTTGCAGAGGCCATTGCCTCCAATGACCAGTGGGCTGTTCGAACTGCTAAGGAGTTGTTACGGGAGGCGAGGCCGCATCTAATGCTCCAGCGAGGATTGATGAGCCTGGTGTATTCTGCTTCGAGGCCAGAGACTGTGGAGAGGGCTAGAGGGTTCCTAGACAGTAAGAATAAGAAATAAAAAAAGACTTGTTTTATTGTTTAGCCTTTTTTGAATGCCTTTGGGAATCCCTTCACTAGATAATACACTATCCAGAGTATGGCCAGTCCAGCTATCACGTCACCGACCAGTCTAGCCCATATAATGTGCTGCATAGTCGGCTGGGTCCATATGCCAGCGAGCTT
This genomic window contains:
- a CDS encoding enoyl-CoA hydratase-related protein — translated: MPIRVERDPLISWIIIDREDKGNSLDYEHARELANAIKGECEDQNTTVIAIRGAGERFFSTGVDLESVAKITGTDDAWKIMYEGLGGVCRALSECSKPVIAAVNGHAVGIGFELLYASDIAVAVRKAKLGSPAVKWGMVPPATPTVGPWLIGYKRAAFIALTGLLITAEEALEYGIVNMVVDNVDELVAKVREVAEAIASNDQWAVRTAKELLREARPHLMLQRGLMSLVYSASRPETVERARGFLDSKNKK